Proteins from a single region of Pseudorasbora parva isolate DD20220531a chromosome 22, ASM2467924v1, whole genome shotgun sequence:
- the cdc42 gene encoding cell division control protein 42 homolog isoform X1, with protein sequence MQTIKCVVVGDGAVGKTCLLISYTTNKFPSEYVPTVFDNYAVTVMIGGEPYTLGLFDTAGQEDYDRLRPLSYPQTDVFLVCFSVVSPSSFENVKEKWVPEITHHCPKTPFLLVGTQIDLRDDPSTIEKLAKNKQKPITPETAEKLARDLKAVKYVECSALTQRGLKNVFDEAILAALEPPETQRKRKCCIF encoded by the exons ATGCAGACGATCAAGTGCGTCGTTGTTGGTGATGGTGCAGTGGGTAAAACCTGTCTATTAATCTCCTATACAACTAATAAATTCCCCTCCGAATATGTACCAACG GTCTTTGATAACTATGCAGTTACGGTTATGATTGGTGGTGAGCCGTACACCCTTGGGCTGTTTGATACTGCAG GTCAGGAAGATTATGATAGATTACGACCCCTGAGCTACCCTCAGACAGATGTCTTCTTAGTCTGTTTCTCAGTTGTTTCACCTTCTTCATTTGAAAACGTCAAAGAAAAG TGGGTACCTGAGATCACCCACCACTGTCCAAAGACCCCCTTCCTGCTGGTGGGGACGCAGATTGATCTGAGAGATGATCCTTCTACCATCGAGAAGCTTGCCAAGAACAAACAGAAACCCATTACTCCGGAGACAGCAGAGAAGCTGGCCCGCGATCTGAAGGCTGTCAAATATGTGGAGTGCTCCGCTCTGACGCAG CGAGGTCTGAAGAATGTATTTGATGAAGCTATCCTAGCTGCCCTCGAACCTCCTGAAACACAGCGAAAACGGAAGTGCTGTATATTTTAA
- the cdc42 gene encoding cell division control protein 42 homolog isoform X2 — protein MQTIKCVVVGDGAVGKTCLLISYTTNKFPSEYVPTVFDNYAVTVMIGGEPYTLGLFDTAGQEDYDRLRPLSYPQTDVFLVCFSVVSPSSFENVKEKWVPEITHHCPKTPFLLVGTQIDLRDDPSTIEKLAKNKQKPITPETAEKLARDLKAVKYVECSALTQKGLKNVFDEAILAALEPPEPKKKRKCVLL, from the exons ATGCAGACGATCAAGTGCGTCGTTGTTGGTGATGGTGCAGTGGGTAAAACCTGTCTATTAATCTCCTATACAACTAATAAATTCCCCTCCGAATATGTACCAACG GTCTTTGATAACTATGCAGTTACGGTTATGATTGGTGGTGAGCCGTACACCCTTGGGCTGTTTGATACTGCAG GTCAGGAAGATTATGATAGATTACGACCCCTGAGCTACCCTCAGACAGATGTCTTCTTAGTCTGTTTCTCAGTTGTTTCACCTTCTTCATTTGAAAACGTCAAAGAAAAG TGGGTACCTGAGATCACCCACCACTGTCCAAAGACCCCCTTCCTGCTGGTGGGGACGCAGATTGATCTGAGAGATGATCCTTCTACCATCGAGAAGCTTGCCAAGAACAAACAGAAACCCATTACTCCGGAGACAGCAGAGAAGCTGGCCCGCGATCTGAAGGCTGTCAAATATGTGGAGTGCTCCGCTCTGACGCAG AAAGGCCTAAAGAACGTATTTGATGAGGCGATTTTGGCAGCCCTGGAGCCCCCAGAGCCCAAGAAGAAGCGTAAATGTGTGCTGCTATGA